Proteins encoded in a region of the Candidatus Neomarinimicrobiota bacterium genome:
- a CDS encoding PAP2 family protein encodes MSPNLARLLSTIFNPLFNAMLAFLILVGFDGDLVFTRKLMIFGTAFLFASIVPFVHVVWLKQRGAVRTMDIEHRQRRLWPLLVGIISYSVAFVLLHLMQAPGIIRGLMFCYATNTLVVMLITFIWKISIHAMGIAGPITAMIFRFGWPAVPFYVLVLLIANARVVLGKHTIGQVVAGASIGTFLTAIQLHFLFLT; translated from the coding sequence ATGTCACCAAACCTCGCCCGGCTTCTTTCGACCATTTTCAACCCGTTGTTCAACGCAATGCTCGCTTTCCTTATCCTTGTTGGTTTCGATGGCGATCTGGTGTTCACGCGCAAGTTAATGATATTCGGCACTGCTTTCCTGTTCGCCAGTATAGTCCCTTTCGTTCACGTGGTGTGGCTGAAGCAGCGGGGGGCCGTGAGAACCATGGACATCGAGCACCGCCAGCGCCGGTTGTGGCCGCTGCTGGTGGGGATCATAAGTTATTCTGTCGCCTTTGTCCTGCTTCATTTAATGCAGGCACCAGGCATAATTCGCGGACTAATGTTCTGCTATGCTACAAACACACTGGTAGTGATGTTGATCACCTTCATTTGGAAAATCAGTATCCACGCCATGGGTATTGCCGGTCCGATCACGGCCATGATTTTCCGGTTCGGCTGGCCAGCAGTTCCCTTTTACGTTCTGGTACTTCTGATTGCCAACGCGCGGGTGGTTCTCGGGAAGCACACTATCGGCCAGGTGGTGGCGGGGGCCTCCATTGGTACCTTTCTCACGGCCATCCAGCTGCATTTCCTATTTCTTACTTGA
- a CDS encoding DedA family protein, whose translation VFVAALTPIPYKVFTIASGLFGFNLGTFTVASILGRGLRFFTVGTLIYFFGPPVKNLIDRHFNLMVILFAILLIGGFVVIKWLL comes from the coding sequence GGGTGTTTGTGGCTGCCCTGACGCCGATACCCTACAAGGTGTTTACCATCGCCTCGGGATTGTTTGGCTTCAATCTGGGTACCTTCACGGTGGCTTCCATCCTGGGACGAGGACTGCGCTTTTTCACTGTCGGAACACTGATCTACTTCTTCGGTCCGCCTGTAAAGAACCTGATTGACCGTCATTTCAACCTGATGGTCATTCTCTTCGCAATCCTATTAATTGGCGGTTTTGTGGTTATTAAATGGTTGCTTTGA